The Parcubacteria group bacterium ADurb.Bin159 genomic interval ATCTTCAGCTCTTAATTTTACCTAAGTTTAAAATCAAAGCGCCAATAAAAAAGGTTGATCAATTCAACGAAAGTTTAATCTACCAAAAACTAAAAGAAGGAGTAGTGCTTTTCCCTGGAACTGCTGAACCGGGTAAAGGTTATTCAATAATTATTGGCCACTCTTCTCAGTATCCTTGGCAGGAAGGCAATTATAAATCAGTGTTTTCTTTATTAAATGAGTTGTCTCAAGAAGATGAAATTTATGTTCTTTGGCAAGGAAAAATTTTAATTTATAAAGTTGAAGAGAAAAAAATATTTTTGCCTTTTCATAAAGGCGGACAAACAACTGAAGAAATCTTTCCTATTGAAAATAAACCAATTTTAATTCTTCAAAGTTGTTGGCCAGCCGGGGTAGATCAAAAAAGAGTAGCCATAAAAACGCTTCTGGCTTCAGAAATTGATTTATGATATTTATAAAATAAGATGAAAATCAATGGTTTTTATGGAGAAGAAATAGCCACTCAGTATTTAAAGGAAAAAGGCTATCAAATTTTAGAAAGAAATTTTCGAAAAAAATGGGGCGAGATTGATATTGTTTGTTATGATAAGAAACATAAAGAATTAGTCTTTATAGAAGTAAAAACCAGTAATCCTGCTTCTCAAATTTTTCCAGAAGAAAGGTTGACTTCTTCAAAAATTAAACGGTTAAAAAAAGCCATTTTAAGCTATTTATCTTCATTAAATCAAGAAGAAATAAAATGGCGCTTTGACTTTATCAGTATTTATTTAGATCCTAAGAACTTATCAAATCCTCAAATAAAACATTATCAAAATCAAGAATTGGAATATTAAAAGTTGACAAATGTTGTATTTATGATAGGATAAAATCAGTTCCTTAAAATTTTCAAATCTTTGAAAATATTTTGGCTTTTTTGCTAAAAAAAGACAATAAACTGACTATTTTGTCAAGAGGCAAAAGAGAATTTTACGTCTTTCTGGGTTTAATAGCAAAGAGGCAATATTGAAATGTTTCACGTGAAACATTTCAA includes:
- a CDS encoding Sortase family protein; this translates as MKFFFTIFIIIFLVLFCLFNGLAFGDLVEYKASSFYNALSKEISTPPELTLTPLNEEETEKNDLENPKTKKEEILAYLSEEEIKNKENLQLLILPKFKIKAPIKKVDQFNESLIYQKLKEGVVLFPGTAEPGKGYSIIIGHSSQYPWQEGNYKSVFSLLNELSQEDEIYVLWQGKILIYKVEEKKIFLPFHKGGQTTEEIFPIENKPILILQSCWPAGVDQKRVAIKTLLASEIDL